The Zonotrichia leucophrys gambelii isolate GWCS_2022_RI chromosome 23, RI_Zleu_2.0, whole genome shotgun sequence genome includes a region encoding these proteins:
- the INPP5B gene encoding type II inositol 1,4,5-trisphosphate 5-phosphatase isoform X3, which translates to MDQSVAIQESLAAGATCRIAVQALLPSGDSVESRLLGLVECRGHHAIYVYTHRRMAITAEDVWLERVIPITDEFAVEEGSDVTVQIGSADDRLTVQLPFGSHTRTFLQELSRCSAEVVGSEGVKQNGKKAAGSQSCSHDSTDRSSPRQNKAKPEVRTEQVRASRVMASNKASILSEPKFGLRDTIVKSQLLQMQDSYTHIQNYRVFVGTYNVNGQSPTESLQPWLRCDAEPPDIYCVGFQELDLTKEAFFFNDTPKEEEWFKAVTDSLHPDAKYAKVKLVRLVGIMLLLYVKAELALNISEVEVETVGTGIMGRMGNKGGVAIRFKFHNTSVCIVNSHLAAHTEEYERRNQDFKDICSRMQFCQSDPNLPPLTIGKHDVILWLGDLNYRLEELDVAKVKQLVEEKAFPELCQYDQLKRQMKANAAFEGFTEGEISFQPTYKYDAGCDDWDTSEKCRVPAWCDRILWKGQNIAQLSYRSHMALKLSDHKPVSSVFDIGVKVVNEELYRKAFEEIVRSLDKLENANIPSVTLSRREIHFKDVKYMKLQVERFTIRNGQVPCQFEFISKPDEYNYCKEWLTANPCKGFLLSDAEITVELEVFVNKSTATRLNSGEEKLEDILVLHLVRGKDYFLSVTGNYLPSCFGSPIHTLCYMREPIQDMSAESIRRLTLMPVDMSDDPVEDERPMDIPKELWMMVDHLNRNASQQEDLFQQPGLRSEFEQIRDCLDTGMYDTFLGSNHSVAEALLLFLESLPEPVICCRFYSSCLESASNYSQSCQIIADLPVFHRNVFEYLMAFLRELLKNSGKNHLDVNILASVFGGLLLRPPPGHPTPDIAEKRKAQQFIQQFLVREEDLP; encoded by the exons GCTCGGACGTGACGGTGCAGATCGGCTCAGCGGACGATCGGCTCACAGTACAGCTGCCCTTCGGCTCCCACACGCGCaccttcctgcaggagctcagcaggtgCAGCGCAG AAGTGGTTGGCTCTGAAGGTGTcaaacaaaatgggaaaaaagctGCAGGcagtcagagctgcagccatgACAGCACTGATAGAAGCTCTCCCAG GCAAAACAAAGCCAAGCCTGAAGTGAGAACGGAGCAGGTCCGGGCCTCGCGTGTCATGGCTTCGAACAAGGCCTCAATCTTATCAGAGCCAAAGTTTGGGCTCAGAGATACTATTGTTAAATCCCAGCTTTTACAAATGCAGGACTCCTACACACACATCCAGAACTACAG GGTTTTTGTGGGCACATACAACGTGAATGGGCAGTCACCCACAGagagcctgcagccctggctgaggtGTGATGCTGAGCCTCCAGACATTTACTGTGTGGG TTTCCAGGAGCTTGATCTGACTAAAGAAGCCTTCTTTTTCAATGACACACCGAAGGAAGAAGAATGGTTTAAAGCTGTAACTGATAGTCTTCACCCAGATGCCAAATACGCAAAG GTGAAGCTTGTGAGGCTGGTGGGGATCATGCTCCTGCTGTATGTGAAGGCAGAACTGGCTCTGAACATCTCCGAGGTGGAAGTTGAGACTGTGGGGACTGGAATCATGGGGAGGATG GGTAACAAAGGTGGTGTTGCCATCAGGTTTAAATTCCACAACACCAGCGTGTGCATTGTGAACTCTCACCTGGCAGCTCACACGGAGGAATACGAGCGGAGGAACCAGGACTTCAAGGACATCTGCTCCAGGATGCAGTTCTGCCAGTCTGACCCAAACCTGCCCCCTCTCACTATTGGCAAGCACGA TGTCATCCTGTGGCTGGGGGACCTCAACTACCGTCTGGAGGAGCTGGATGTGGCAAAAGTGAAGCAGCTTGTAGAGGAGAAAGCATTTCCAGAGCTTTGCCAGTATGACCAG CTGAAGAGGCAAATGAAGGCAAATGCAGCCTTTGAAGGCTTCACAGAAGGAGAGATCTCTTTCCAGCCAACGTACAAGTATGATGCGGGCTGTGATGACTGGGACACAAG TGAGAAGTGTCGTGTTCCAGCCTGGTGTGACCGGATCCTCTGGAAAGGGCAGAACATTGCCCAGCTGAGCTATCGCAGCCACATGGCTCTGAAGCTCAGTGACCACAAGCCAGTGAGCTCAGTGTTTGACATTGGG GTGAAGGTTGTGAACGAGGAGCTGTACAGAAAAGCCTTTGAGGAAATCGTGCGCTCCCTGGACAAGCTGGAGAATGCCAACATTCCCTCGGTGACACTGTCCCGCAGAGAG ATCCATTTTAAGGATGTTAAATACATGAAGCTGCAGGTAGAGAGGTTCACAATCCGCAATGGCCAAGTGCCCTGCCAGTTTGAATTTATCAGCAAACCAGATGAGTACAACTACTGCAAGGAGTGGCTGACTGCTAATCCCTGCAAGGGCTTCTTGCTCTCAG ATGCTGAGATCACAGTTGAGCTGGAGGTGTTTGTTAATAAATCAACAGCTACTCGCTTGAACTCTGGAGAGGAAAAACTTGAAGATATCTTGGTCTTGCATCTTGTCAGAGGGAAGGATTATTTTCTATCCGTAACAGGCAACTATTTGCCAAGTTGCTTTGGCTCTCCCATCCATACACTGTGTTACATGAGGGAACCAATCCAGGACATGTCAGCAGAATCCATTCGGAGACTT ACCCTGATGCCAGTAGACATGAGTGATGATCCTGTTGAGGATGAAAGGCCCATGGACATCCCAAAAGAGCTGTGGATGATGGTGGATCACTTGAACCGCAACGCTTCCCAGCAG GAGGACCTGTTTCAGCAGCCAGGCCTCAGATCTGAATTTGAGCAAATCCGAGACTGTTTGGACACGGGAATGTACGATACTTTCT TGGGCAGCAACCACTCAGTGGCAGaggccctgctgctgttcctggagaGCCTCCCTGAACCTGTCATCTGCTGCAGGTTctacagctcctgcctggagagCGCCAGCAACtacagccagagctgccag aTTATTGCTGACCTGCCAGTGTTCCACAGAAATGTGTTTGAGTATCTGATGGCATTTCTACGAGAGCTACTGAAGAACTCAGGGAAAAACCATTTGGATGTGAATATTCTTG CCAGCGTGTTCGGGGGGTTGTTACTGCGGCCTCCTCCCGGCCACCCCACGCCCGACATCGCCGAGAAGAGGAAAGCGCAGCAATTTATCCAACAATTCCTCGTCAGGGAAGAGGATTTGCCATGA
- the INPP5B gene encoding type II inositol 1,4,5-trisphosphate 5-phosphatase isoform X1, producing the protein MDQSVAIQESLAAGATCRIAVQALLPSGDSVESRLLGLVECRGHHAIYVYTHRRMAITAEDVWLERVIPITDEFAVEEVVLDSDLHVIGSDVTVQIGSADDRLTVQLPFGSHTRTFLQELSRCSAEVVGSEGVKQNGKKAAGSQSCSHDSTDRSSPRQNKAKPEVRTEQVRASRVMASNKASILSEPKFGLRDTIVKSQLLQMQDSYTHIQNYRVFVGTYNVNGQSPTESLQPWLRCDAEPPDIYCVGFQELDLTKEAFFFNDTPKEEEWFKAVTDSLHPDAKYAKVKLVRLVGIMLLLYVKAELALNISEVEVETVGTGIMGRMGNKGGVAIRFKFHNTSVCIVNSHLAAHTEEYERRNQDFKDICSRMQFCQSDPNLPPLTIGKHDVILWLGDLNYRLEELDVAKVKQLVEEKAFPELCQYDQLKRQMKANAAFEGFTEGEISFQPTYKYDAGCDDWDTSEKCRVPAWCDRILWKGQNIAQLSYRSHMALKLSDHKPVSSVFDIGVKVVNEELYRKAFEEIVRSLDKLENANIPSVTLSRREIHFKDVKYMKLQVERFTIRNGQVPCQFEFISKPDEYNYCKEWLTANPCKGFLLSDAEITVELEVFVNKSTATRLNSGEEKLEDILVLHLVRGKDYFLSVTGNYLPSCFGSPIHTLCYMREPIQDMSAESIRRLTLMPVDMSDDPVEDERPMDIPKELWMMVDHLNRNASQQEDLFQQPGLRSEFEQIRDCLDTGMYDTFLGSNHSVAEALLLFLESLPEPVICCRFYSSCLESASNYSQSCQIIADLPVFHRNVFEYLMAFLRELLKNSGKNHLDVNILASVFGGLLLRPPPGHPTPDIAEKRKAQQFIQQFLVREEDLP; encoded by the exons TTGTACTGGACAGTGACCTTCACGTCATTG GCTCGGACGTGACGGTGCAGATCGGCTCAGCGGACGATCGGCTCACAGTACAGCTGCCCTTCGGCTCCCACACGCGCaccttcctgcaggagctcagcaggtgCAGCGCAG AAGTGGTTGGCTCTGAAGGTGTcaaacaaaatgggaaaaaagctGCAGGcagtcagagctgcagccatgACAGCACTGATAGAAGCTCTCCCAG GCAAAACAAAGCCAAGCCTGAAGTGAGAACGGAGCAGGTCCGGGCCTCGCGTGTCATGGCTTCGAACAAGGCCTCAATCTTATCAGAGCCAAAGTTTGGGCTCAGAGATACTATTGTTAAATCCCAGCTTTTACAAATGCAGGACTCCTACACACACATCCAGAACTACAG GGTTTTTGTGGGCACATACAACGTGAATGGGCAGTCACCCACAGagagcctgcagccctggctgaggtGTGATGCTGAGCCTCCAGACATTTACTGTGTGGG TTTCCAGGAGCTTGATCTGACTAAAGAAGCCTTCTTTTTCAATGACACACCGAAGGAAGAAGAATGGTTTAAAGCTGTAACTGATAGTCTTCACCCAGATGCCAAATACGCAAAG GTGAAGCTTGTGAGGCTGGTGGGGATCATGCTCCTGCTGTATGTGAAGGCAGAACTGGCTCTGAACATCTCCGAGGTGGAAGTTGAGACTGTGGGGACTGGAATCATGGGGAGGATG GGTAACAAAGGTGGTGTTGCCATCAGGTTTAAATTCCACAACACCAGCGTGTGCATTGTGAACTCTCACCTGGCAGCTCACACGGAGGAATACGAGCGGAGGAACCAGGACTTCAAGGACATCTGCTCCAGGATGCAGTTCTGCCAGTCTGACCCAAACCTGCCCCCTCTCACTATTGGCAAGCACGA TGTCATCCTGTGGCTGGGGGACCTCAACTACCGTCTGGAGGAGCTGGATGTGGCAAAAGTGAAGCAGCTTGTAGAGGAGAAAGCATTTCCAGAGCTTTGCCAGTATGACCAG CTGAAGAGGCAAATGAAGGCAAATGCAGCCTTTGAAGGCTTCACAGAAGGAGAGATCTCTTTCCAGCCAACGTACAAGTATGATGCGGGCTGTGATGACTGGGACACAAG TGAGAAGTGTCGTGTTCCAGCCTGGTGTGACCGGATCCTCTGGAAAGGGCAGAACATTGCCCAGCTGAGCTATCGCAGCCACATGGCTCTGAAGCTCAGTGACCACAAGCCAGTGAGCTCAGTGTTTGACATTGGG GTGAAGGTTGTGAACGAGGAGCTGTACAGAAAAGCCTTTGAGGAAATCGTGCGCTCCCTGGACAAGCTGGAGAATGCCAACATTCCCTCGGTGACACTGTCCCGCAGAGAG ATCCATTTTAAGGATGTTAAATACATGAAGCTGCAGGTAGAGAGGTTCACAATCCGCAATGGCCAAGTGCCCTGCCAGTTTGAATTTATCAGCAAACCAGATGAGTACAACTACTGCAAGGAGTGGCTGACTGCTAATCCCTGCAAGGGCTTCTTGCTCTCAG ATGCTGAGATCACAGTTGAGCTGGAGGTGTTTGTTAATAAATCAACAGCTACTCGCTTGAACTCTGGAGAGGAAAAACTTGAAGATATCTTGGTCTTGCATCTTGTCAGAGGGAAGGATTATTTTCTATCCGTAACAGGCAACTATTTGCCAAGTTGCTTTGGCTCTCCCATCCATACACTGTGTTACATGAGGGAACCAATCCAGGACATGTCAGCAGAATCCATTCGGAGACTT ACCCTGATGCCAGTAGACATGAGTGATGATCCTGTTGAGGATGAAAGGCCCATGGACATCCCAAAAGAGCTGTGGATGATGGTGGATCACTTGAACCGCAACGCTTCCCAGCAG GAGGACCTGTTTCAGCAGCCAGGCCTCAGATCTGAATTTGAGCAAATCCGAGACTGTTTGGACACGGGAATGTACGATACTTTCT TGGGCAGCAACCACTCAGTGGCAGaggccctgctgctgttcctggagaGCCTCCCTGAACCTGTCATCTGCTGCAGGTTctacagctcctgcctggagagCGCCAGCAACtacagccagagctgccag aTTATTGCTGACCTGCCAGTGTTCCACAGAAATGTGTTTGAGTATCTGATGGCATTTCTACGAGAGCTACTGAAGAACTCAGGGAAAAACCATTTGGATGTGAATATTCTTG CCAGCGTGTTCGGGGGGTTGTTACTGCGGCCTCCTCCCGGCCACCCCACGCCCGACATCGCCGAGAAGAGGAAAGCGCAGCAATTTATCCAACAATTCCTCGTCAGGGAAGAGGATTTGCCATGA
- the INPP5B gene encoding type II inositol 1,4,5-trisphosphate 5-phosphatase isoform X4, producing the protein MSAGGRSCREVVGSEGVKQNGKKAAGSQSCSHDSTDRSSPRQNKAKPEVRTEQVRASRVMASNKASILSEPKFGLRDTIVKSQLLQMQDSYTHIQNYRVFVGTYNVNGQSPTESLQPWLRCDAEPPDIYCVGFQELDLTKEAFFFNDTPKEEEWFKAVTDSLHPDAKYAKVKLVRLVGIMLLLYVKAELALNISEVEVETVGTGIMGRMGNKGGVAIRFKFHNTSVCIVNSHLAAHTEEYERRNQDFKDICSRMQFCQSDPNLPPLTIGKHDVILWLGDLNYRLEELDVAKVKQLVEEKAFPELCQYDQLKRQMKANAAFEGFTEGEISFQPTYKYDAGCDDWDTSEKCRVPAWCDRILWKGQNIAQLSYRSHMALKLSDHKPVSSVFDIGVKVVNEELYRKAFEEIVRSLDKLENANIPSVTLSRREIHFKDVKYMKLQVERFTIRNGQVPCQFEFISKPDEYNYCKEWLTANPCKGFLLSDAEITVELEVFVNKSTATRLNSGEEKLEDILVLHLVRGKDYFLSVTGNYLPSCFGSPIHTLCYMREPIQDMSAESIRRLTLMPVDMSDDPVEDERPMDIPKELWMMVDHLNRNASQQEDLFQQPGLRSEFEQIRDCLDTGMYDTFLGSNHSVAEALLLFLESLPEPVICCRFYSSCLESASNYSQSCQIIADLPVFHRNVFEYLMAFLRELLKNSGKNHLDVNILASVFGGLLLRPPPGHPTPDIAEKRKAQQFIQQFLVREEDLP; encoded by the exons ATGTCCGCGGGCGGGCGGTCCTGCCGAG AAGTGGTTGGCTCTGAAGGTGTcaaacaaaatgggaaaaaagctGCAGGcagtcagagctgcagccatgACAGCACTGATAGAAGCTCTCCCAG GCAAAACAAAGCCAAGCCTGAAGTGAGAACGGAGCAGGTCCGGGCCTCGCGTGTCATGGCTTCGAACAAGGCCTCAATCTTATCAGAGCCAAAGTTTGGGCTCAGAGATACTATTGTTAAATCCCAGCTTTTACAAATGCAGGACTCCTACACACACATCCAGAACTACAG GGTTTTTGTGGGCACATACAACGTGAATGGGCAGTCACCCACAGagagcctgcagccctggctgaggtGTGATGCTGAGCCTCCAGACATTTACTGTGTGGG TTTCCAGGAGCTTGATCTGACTAAAGAAGCCTTCTTTTTCAATGACACACCGAAGGAAGAAGAATGGTTTAAAGCTGTAACTGATAGTCTTCACCCAGATGCCAAATACGCAAAG GTGAAGCTTGTGAGGCTGGTGGGGATCATGCTCCTGCTGTATGTGAAGGCAGAACTGGCTCTGAACATCTCCGAGGTGGAAGTTGAGACTGTGGGGACTGGAATCATGGGGAGGATG GGTAACAAAGGTGGTGTTGCCATCAGGTTTAAATTCCACAACACCAGCGTGTGCATTGTGAACTCTCACCTGGCAGCTCACACGGAGGAATACGAGCGGAGGAACCAGGACTTCAAGGACATCTGCTCCAGGATGCAGTTCTGCCAGTCTGACCCAAACCTGCCCCCTCTCACTATTGGCAAGCACGA TGTCATCCTGTGGCTGGGGGACCTCAACTACCGTCTGGAGGAGCTGGATGTGGCAAAAGTGAAGCAGCTTGTAGAGGAGAAAGCATTTCCAGAGCTTTGCCAGTATGACCAG CTGAAGAGGCAAATGAAGGCAAATGCAGCCTTTGAAGGCTTCACAGAAGGAGAGATCTCTTTCCAGCCAACGTACAAGTATGATGCGGGCTGTGATGACTGGGACACAAG TGAGAAGTGTCGTGTTCCAGCCTGGTGTGACCGGATCCTCTGGAAAGGGCAGAACATTGCCCAGCTGAGCTATCGCAGCCACATGGCTCTGAAGCTCAGTGACCACAAGCCAGTGAGCTCAGTGTTTGACATTGGG GTGAAGGTTGTGAACGAGGAGCTGTACAGAAAAGCCTTTGAGGAAATCGTGCGCTCCCTGGACAAGCTGGAGAATGCCAACATTCCCTCGGTGACACTGTCCCGCAGAGAG ATCCATTTTAAGGATGTTAAATACATGAAGCTGCAGGTAGAGAGGTTCACAATCCGCAATGGCCAAGTGCCCTGCCAGTTTGAATTTATCAGCAAACCAGATGAGTACAACTACTGCAAGGAGTGGCTGACTGCTAATCCCTGCAAGGGCTTCTTGCTCTCAG ATGCTGAGATCACAGTTGAGCTGGAGGTGTTTGTTAATAAATCAACAGCTACTCGCTTGAACTCTGGAGAGGAAAAACTTGAAGATATCTTGGTCTTGCATCTTGTCAGAGGGAAGGATTATTTTCTATCCGTAACAGGCAACTATTTGCCAAGTTGCTTTGGCTCTCCCATCCATACACTGTGTTACATGAGGGAACCAATCCAGGACATGTCAGCAGAATCCATTCGGAGACTT ACCCTGATGCCAGTAGACATGAGTGATGATCCTGTTGAGGATGAAAGGCCCATGGACATCCCAAAAGAGCTGTGGATGATGGTGGATCACTTGAACCGCAACGCTTCCCAGCAG GAGGACCTGTTTCAGCAGCCAGGCCTCAGATCTGAATTTGAGCAAATCCGAGACTGTTTGGACACGGGAATGTACGATACTTTCT TGGGCAGCAACCACTCAGTGGCAGaggccctgctgctgttcctggagaGCCTCCCTGAACCTGTCATCTGCTGCAGGTTctacagctcctgcctggagagCGCCAGCAACtacagccagagctgccag aTTATTGCTGACCTGCCAGTGTTCCACAGAAATGTGTTTGAGTATCTGATGGCATTTCTACGAGAGCTACTGAAGAACTCAGGGAAAAACCATTTGGATGTGAATATTCTTG CCAGCGTGTTCGGGGGGTTGTTACTGCGGCCTCCTCCCGGCCACCCCACGCCCGACATCGCCGAGAAGAGGAAAGCGCAGCAATTTATCCAACAATTCCTCGTCAGGGAAGAGGATTTGCCATGA
- the INPP5B gene encoding type II inositol 1,4,5-trisphosphate 5-phosphatase isoform X2: MDQSVAIQESLAAGATCRIAVQALLPSGDSVESRLLGLVECRGHHAIYVYTHRRMAITAEDVWLERVIPITDEFAVEEVVLDSDLHVIGSDVTVQIGSADDRLTVQLPFGSHTRTFLQELSRCSAVVGSEGVKQNGKKAAGSQSCSHDSTDRSSPRQNKAKPEVRTEQVRASRVMASNKASILSEPKFGLRDTIVKSQLLQMQDSYTHIQNYRVFVGTYNVNGQSPTESLQPWLRCDAEPPDIYCVGFQELDLTKEAFFFNDTPKEEEWFKAVTDSLHPDAKYAKVKLVRLVGIMLLLYVKAELALNISEVEVETVGTGIMGRMGNKGGVAIRFKFHNTSVCIVNSHLAAHTEEYERRNQDFKDICSRMQFCQSDPNLPPLTIGKHDVILWLGDLNYRLEELDVAKVKQLVEEKAFPELCQYDQLKRQMKANAAFEGFTEGEISFQPTYKYDAGCDDWDTSEKCRVPAWCDRILWKGQNIAQLSYRSHMALKLSDHKPVSSVFDIGVKVVNEELYRKAFEEIVRSLDKLENANIPSVTLSRREIHFKDVKYMKLQVERFTIRNGQVPCQFEFISKPDEYNYCKEWLTANPCKGFLLSDAEITVELEVFVNKSTATRLNSGEEKLEDILVLHLVRGKDYFLSVTGNYLPSCFGSPIHTLCYMREPIQDMSAESIRRLTLMPVDMSDDPVEDERPMDIPKELWMMVDHLNRNASQQEDLFQQPGLRSEFEQIRDCLDTGMYDTFLGSNHSVAEALLLFLESLPEPVICCRFYSSCLESASNYSQSCQIIADLPVFHRNVFEYLMAFLRELLKNSGKNHLDVNILASVFGGLLLRPPPGHPTPDIAEKRKAQQFIQQFLVREEDLP; this comes from the exons TTGTACTGGACAGTGACCTTCACGTCATTG GCTCGGACGTGACGGTGCAGATCGGCTCAGCGGACGATCGGCTCACAGTACAGCTGCCCTTCGGCTCCCACACGCGCaccttcctgcaggagctcagcaggtgCAGCGCAG TGGTTGGCTCTGAAGGTGTcaaacaaaatgggaaaaaagctGCAGGcagtcagagctgcagccatgACAGCACTGATAGAAGCTCTCCCAG GCAAAACAAAGCCAAGCCTGAAGTGAGAACGGAGCAGGTCCGGGCCTCGCGTGTCATGGCTTCGAACAAGGCCTCAATCTTATCAGAGCCAAAGTTTGGGCTCAGAGATACTATTGTTAAATCCCAGCTTTTACAAATGCAGGACTCCTACACACACATCCAGAACTACAG GGTTTTTGTGGGCACATACAACGTGAATGGGCAGTCACCCACAGagagcctgcagccctggctgaggtGTGATGCTGAGCCTCCAGACATTTACTGTGTGGG TTTCCAGGAGCTTGATCTGACTAAAGAAGCCTTCTTTTTCAATGACACACCGAAGGAAGAAGAATGGTTTAAAGCTGTAACTGATAGTCTTCACCCAGATGCCAAATACGCAAAG GTGAAGCTTGTGAGGCTGGTGGGGATCATGCTCCTGCTGTATGTGAAGGCAGAACTGGCTCTGAACATCTCCGAGGTGGAAGTTGAGACTGTGGGGACTGGAATCATGGGGAGGATG GGTAACAAAGGTGGTGTTGCCATCAGGTTTAAATTCCACAACACCAGCGTGTGCATTGTGAACTCTCACCTGGCAGCTCACACGGAGGAATACGAGCGGAGGAACCAGGACTTCAAGGACATCTGCTCCAGGATGCAGTTCTGCCAGTCTGACCCAAACCTGCCCCCTCTCACTATTGGCAAGCACGA TGTCATCCTGTGGCTGGGGGACCTCAACTACCGTCTGGAGGAGCTGGATGTGGCAAAAGTGAAGCAGCTTGTAGAGGAGAAAGCATTTCCAGAGCTTTGCCAGTATGACCAG CTGAAGAGGCAAATGAAGGCAAATGCAGCCTTTGAAGGCTTCACAGAAGGAGAGATCTCTTTCCAGCCAACGTACAAGTATGATGCGGGCTGTGATGACTGGGACACAAG TGAGAAGTGTCGTGTTCCAGCCTGGTGTGACCGGATCCTCTGGAAAGGGCAGAACATTGCCCAGCTGAGCTATCGCAGCCACATGGCTCTGAAGCTCAGTGACCACAAGCCAGTGAGCTCAGTGTTTGACATTGGG GTGAAGGTTGTGAACGAGGAGCTGTACAGAAAAGCCTTTGAGGAAATCGTGCGCTCCCTGGACAAGCTGGAGAATGCCAACATTCCCTCGGTGACACTGTCCCGCAGAGAG ATCCATTTTAAGGATGTTAAATACATGAAGCTGCAGGTAGAGAGGTTCACAATCCGCAATGGCCAAGTGCCCTGCCAGTTTGAATTTATCAGCAAACCAGATGAGTACAACTACTGCAAGGAGTGGCTGACTGCTAATCCCTGCAAGGGCTTCTTGCTCTCAG ATGCTGAGATCACAGTTGAGCTGGAGGTGTTTGTTAATAAATCAACAGCTACTCGCTTGAACTCTGGAGAGGAAAAACTTGAAGATATCTTGGTCTTGCATCTTGTCAGAGGGAAGGATTATTTTCTATCCGTAACAGGCAACTATTTGCCAAGTTGCTTTGGCTCTCCCATCCATACACTGTGTTACATGAGGGAACCAATCCAGGACATGTCAGCAGAATCCATTCGGAGACTT ACCCTGATGCCAGTAGACATGAGTGATGATCCTGTTGAGGATGAAAGGCCCATGGACATCCCAAAAGAGCTGTGGATGATGGTGGATCACTTGAACCGCAACGCTTCCCAGCAG GAGGACCTGTTTCAGCAGCCAGGCCTCAGATCTGAATTTGAGCAAATCCGAGACTGTTTGGACACGGGAATGTACGATACTTTCT TGGGCAGCAACCACTCAGTGGCAGaggccctgctgctgttcctggagaGCCTCCCTGAACCTGTCATCTGCTGCAGGTTctacagctcctgcctggagagCGCCAGCAACtacagccagagctgccag aTTATTGCTGACCTGCCAGTGTTCCACAGAAATGTGTTTGAGTATCTGATGGCATTTCTACGAGAGCTACTGAAGAACTCAGGGAAAAACCATTTGGATGTGAATATTCTTG CCAGCGTGTTCGGGGGGTTGTTACTGCGGCCTCCTCCCGGCCACCCCACGCCCGACATCGCCGAGAAGAGGAAAGCGCAGCAATTTATCCAACAATTCCTCGTCAGGGAAGAGGATTTGCCATGA